One Gossypium raimondii isolate GPD5lz chromosome 3, ASM2569854v1, whole genome shotgun sequence genomic window carries:
- the LOC105795026 gene encoding uncharacterized protein LOC105795026 produces the protein MEDCMRLSMRKLALWYTKTFKPLMTHDELDHIMATMGFVALPPVQPTCSTLAWKEYVYMASPGRSKSSSSCLSGSCEPSTVEPPRPKLPYPRIDGLHIYTYRAFLDAVNFYLEMCDISELFHIRGMPLHRSNDRSRKWRCMEEDDGVFVYREGTLEQTTYNMYHFNKLNSNSCNGYNGAIVIRGKGNNNKNNTPVSCFVPLKDIIV, from the exons ATGGAAGATTGCATGAGACTCAGCATGAGAAAGCTAGCCCTTTGGTACACCAAAACCTTCAAACCTCTCATGACCCACGATGAGCTCGACCATATCATGGCTACCATGGGCTTCGTCGCCCTCCCTCCTGTCCAACCAACTTGTTCTACCCTCGCCTGGAAAGAATACGTTTACATGGCCTCACCTGGACGCTCCAAGTCCTCCTCCTCTTGTTTGAGTGGTAGTTGTGAACCGTCTACGGTGGAGCCGCCTAGACCAAAGTTACCGTACCCAAGGATCGATGGGCTCCACATTTACACCTACCGCGCCTTCCTCGACGCCGTTAACTTTTATCTCGAGATGTGCGACATTTCTGAACTCTTCCACATTCG GGGTATGCCGCTTCACCGGAGCAATGACCGGAGCCGGAAATGGCGATGCATGGAGGAAGATGATGGTGTGTTTGTATACAGGGAAGGAACATTGGAACAAACAACGTACAACATGTACCATTTCAACAAGCTAAACTCCAACAGCTGCAATGGGTATAACGGTGCCATTGTCATTCGTGGCAAAGGGAACAATAACAAGAACAATACCCCTGTTAGCTGTTTTGTTCCATTGAAGGATATTATAGTATGA
- the LOC105795025 gene encoding pentatricopeptide repeat-containing protein At1g62350, whose amino-acid sequence MNRTIATSTPSACFSTVINGSSLRLKLNPKAMVITMKDRSKNRKPLQKGRNLSIEAIQAVQSLKRANRNVSNTSLSELERVFDSKFRRLLKFDMVAVLRELLRQNECLLALKVFDDIRKEVWYKPRLLLYTDMISVLASNGLFKEVELIYSYLKTENSLDPDIVGFNALLNALISFKLTHLVMDCYGLMKAVDCEPDRSSFRILINGLESIGETGLSGLLRQDAQKIYGESLEFLEEEEEVSAIVTSRFGRIID is encoded by the exons ATGAATCGAACGATTGCAACGTCAACTCCTTCAGCTTGCTTCTCTACTGTTATCAATGGCTCCTCGTTGCGACTCAAATTGAACCCTAAAGCCATGGTTATTACCATGAAAGACCGAAGCAAGAACCGGAAGCCGCTGCAGAAAGGCAGGAACCTTAGCATCGAAGCGATTCAAGCGGTGCAGTCGTTGAAGCGAGCCAACCGCAACGTTTCCAACACTTCGCTCTCGGAATTGGAGCGCGTCTTCGACTCCAAGTTCCGGCGATTATTGAAGTTCGATATGGTGGCCGTTCTCCGGGAACTCCTCCGTCAAAACGAATGCCTTTTGGCTCTCAAG GTGTTCGACGATATTCGAAAGGAGGTATGGTACAAGCCTCGGTTGTTATTATACACTGATATGATTTCCGTGCTTGCCAGCAATGGATTGTTTAAAGAGGTTGAGCTTATTTACTCGTATCTAAAAACAGAAAACTCTTTAGATCCTGATATCGTGGGTTTCAATGCTCTATTGAATGCTTTGATTAGTTTTAAGCTCACTCACCTTGTGATGGATTGCTATGGCTTGATGAAAGCTGTGGATTGTGAACCCGATAGATCATCCTTTAGAATCCTCATAAATGGTTTGGAATCAATAGGGGAAACTGGGTTATCTGGGCTTTTAAGGCAAGATGCTCAGAAAATCTATGGTGAATCTTTGGAGTTCTTGGAGGAGGAAGAAGAGGTCTCAGCTATTGTAACTAGTCGATTTGGTCGGATAATTGATTGA
- the LOC105795027 gene encoding uncharacterized protein LOC105795027, with protein sequence MEKPYTFNLLQLLFLYLLLPFLSNSIPPPAQTDHSEIISRFQQYLQINTSQPSPDYQKSTHFILSQADSLSLQSQVIEFVQGKPIVLLQWPGSDPSLPSILLNSHTDVVPSEYSKWVYPPFGAHIDEQGNIFARGSQDMKCVGMQYLEAIRRLRSSGFCPKRSLYLSFVPDEEIDGRDGAEMLASSDVFKNMNVDIVLDEGLASPNENYRVFYGERAPWWLVIKSNGAPGHGAKLYENSAMENLFKSIESIWRFRASQFDLVKAGLKAEGEVISVNMAFLKAGTPSPTGFVMNLQPSEAEAGFDIRIPPIGNVESLEKQIAEEWAPASRNMTFEFKAKGILHDDLGRPLVTATDSSNPWWTLLEEAIKKANGKIGKPEIFPASTDAQNFRKLSLPAIGFSPMANTPILLHDHNEFLNQAEYLRGIEVYESIIKAYTSYIPPGGHGDSRDEL encoded by the exons ATGGAAAAACCTTACACTTTCAATCTTCTTCAGCTACTCTTCCTCTATTTACTGCTTCCATTCCTCTCAAATTCGATACCACCACCAGCCCAAACCGACCACTCCGAAATCATATCAAGGTTCCAACAATACCTCCAAATCAACACTTCCCAACCATCCCCAGACTACCAAAAATCTACCCACTTCATCCTATCCCAAGCCGATTCCCTCTCTTTGCAATCCCAAGTCATCGAATTCGTTCAAGGTAAGCCAATTGTGCTCCTTCAATGGCCAGGCTCCGACCCTTCCTTGCCTTCCATCCTCCTTAACTCTCACACTGACGTCGTCCCTTCTGAGTATTCGAAATGGGTTTATCCTCCTTTTGGAGCTCACATCGACGAACAAGGAAATATCTTTGCTAGAGGCTCTCAGGATATGAAGTGCGTTGGCATGCAGTACCTGGAAGCTATTCGTAGGTTGAGGTCTTCTGGGTTCTGCCCGAAACGATCTCTTTACCTGTCGTTTGTTCCTGATGAGGAGATTGATGGCCGTGATGGTGCTGAGATGCTTGCTTCCTCTGATGTCTTCAAGAATATGAATGTCGATATAGTGCTTGATGAAG GGTTGGCTTCTCCCAATGAGAACTATAGGGTATTCTATGGGGAGAGGGCTCCATGGTGGTTGGTTATAAAGTCAAATGGAGCTCCTGGACATGGGGCGAAGCTTTATGAGAATAGTGCCATGGAGAACCTTTTCAAGAGCATTGAGAGTATTTGGAGGTTCAGGGCTTCTCAGTTTGATTTGGTGAAGGCAGGTTTGAAGGCTGAAGGGGAAGTCATCTCGGTTAATATGGCCTTTCTGAAGGCTGGCACGCCTTCCCCAACA GGTTTTGTCATGAATTTGCAGCCCTCAGAAGCAGAGGCTGGTTTTGATATTCGAATACCACCGATTGGTAATGTAGAGTCGCTGGAGAAACAGATAGCTGAGGAATGGGCACCTGCTTCGCGGAACATGACATTTGAG TTTAAGGCAAAGGGTATACTGCATGATGACCTGGGAAGGCCGCTTGTGACTGCAACCGACAGTTCTAATCCATGGTGGACTCTGTTGGAAGAAGCTATCAAGAAAGCGAATGGAAAAATAGGAAAGCCTGAGATATTTCCAGCCTCGACAGATGCTCAAAATTTTCGGAAACTAAGCCTGCCGGCTATCGGTTTCTCACCTATGGCTAACACTCCTATTTTGCTTCATGACCATAATGAG TTCCTAAACCAAGCTGAATACTTGAGAGGAATTGAGGTATACGAGTCTATAATCAAAGCTTA